One Roseomonas gilardii subsp. gilardii genomic region harbors:
- a CDS encoding DUF3035 domain-containing protein encodes MPQRRTVALALPAALSLGLLAGCGGDTARTLGFTRDAPDEFQVVTRAPLSLPPDMNNLPVPRPGAPRPQELSAREQGESALVPGAVLESTQSSRQSSGESALVASAGGTVDPAIRRRVDEESLRLNQPSQTVVDRLMFWRDPPPPGVVVDPQKESQRLRENFALGRPPGDGETPIIQRKERGIFDGLF; translated from the coding sequence ATGCCCCAACGCCGGACCGTGGCCCTGGCCCTGCCGGCCGCCCTTTCCCTCGGCCTGCTCGCCGGATGCGGCGGTGACACGGCCCGTACCCTGGGCTTCACCCGGGACGCCCCGGACGAGTTCCAGGTGGTGACCCGCGCGCCGCTCTCGCTGCCGCCGGACATGAACAACCTGCCCGTGCCGCGCCCCGGCGCGCCACGGCCGCAGGAGCTGTCGGCCCGCGAGCAGGGGGAAAGCGCGCTGGTGCCCGGCGCCGTCCTCGAATCCACCCAGTCGAGCCGCCAGTCCTCGGGCGAGAGCGCGCTCGTCGCCAGCGCCGGCGGGACGGTCGATCCCGCCATCCGCCGCCGGGTGGACGAGGAGAGCCTGCGGCTGAACCAGCCGAGCCAGACCGTGGTGGACCGGCTGATGTTCTGGCGCGACCCGCCGCCGCCGGGCGTGGTGGTGGACCCGCAGAAGGAAAGCCAGCGCCTGCGCGAGAACTTCGCCCTGGGCCGGCCGCCGGGGGATGGCGAAACGCCGATCATCCAGCGCAAGGAGCGCGGCATCTTCGACGGGCTGTTCTGA
- the lspA gene encoding signal peptidase II, with translation MASSANPSRMVPLGLLAAVLVLAADQASKWWMGEVLRLPELGHVPLLSAGPFSLGLSMVWNRGVTFGLMAGDAPWHGWLLAGLALVITVILLRWMARAETRPVAVALGAVIGGAVGNVIDRLRFGAVFDFVDASFWGWHWYVFNIADAAIVLGVIALVADAVFRPPSTGRDGVAKEPV, from the coding sequence ATGGCCAGTTCCGCGAATCCCTCCCGTATGGTGCCCCTGGGCCTGCTGGCCGCCGTGCTGGTCCTGGCGGCCGACCAGGCGAGCAAGTGGTGGATGGGAGAGGTCCTGCGCCTTCCCGAACTGGGGCATGTCCCGCTCCTCTCGGCGGGGCCCTTCAGCCTGGGCCTGTCCATGGTCTGGAACCGGGGCGTCACCTTCGGCCTCATGGCTGGGGACGCGCCCTGGCATGGCTGGTTGCTGGCCGGGCTGGCGCTGGTGATCACGGTGATCCTGCTGCGCTGGATGGCCCGGGCCGAGACCAGGCCGGTGGCGGTGGCGCTGGGCGCGGTGATCGGCGGCGCCGTGGGCAATGTGATCGACCGGCTGCGCTTCGGCGCGGTCTTCGACTTCGTCGACGCCTCCTTCTGGGGGTGGCACTGGTACGTCTTCAATATCGCCGACGCGGCCATCGTGCTGGGCGTGATCGCCCTGGTGGCGGATGCAGTGTTCCGTCCCCCCTCGACCGGACGCGACGGCGTGGCTAAGGAGCCCGTATGA
- a CDS encoding thermonuclease family protein → MARPKKIFHSHRRPQRRRAPLLLGLGVLLLAAGGAFLYAFDGPGLAGQVRPILAAVPGLTPRAAAPAASPLPEGPLQAEPTDIHVVDGETLRLQGQVVRLEGLQAPSRGETCADTAGQGFDCGVAAADRLAHLVANHALVCELHGQDVFRRPLAVCEANGKVLNAMLVSSGWALASSENFSEAEARARQAGRGLWADGVVPPEEWRDRR, encoded by the coding sequence GTGGCACGCCCGAAAAAGATCTTCCATTCCCATCGCAGGCCGCAGCGCCGCCGCGCCCCGCTGCTGCTCGGCCTGGGCGTCCTGTTGCTCGCCGCCGGTGGCGCCTTCCTGTACGCCTTCGACGGGCCTGGCCTCGCCGGGCAGGTCCGCCCGATCCTGGCCGCCGTACCGGGCCTCACCCCGCGGGCCGCGGCCCCGGCCGCCTCGCCGCTGCCGGAAGGGCCGCTCCAGGCCGAGCCCACGGACATCCATGTGGTGGATGGGGAAACCCTGCGGCTGCAGGGGCAGGTGGTGCGGCTGGAGGGGCTCCAGGCGCCATCGCGTGGGGAAACCTGTGCCGATACGGCGGGCCAGGGTTTCGATTGCGGCGTGGCTGCGGCGGACCGGCTTGCCCATCTGGTGGCGAACCATGCCCTTGTCTGCGAGTTGCACGGGCAGGATGTGTTTCGCCGTCCGCTGGCCGTCTGTGAAGCAAACGGCAAGGTTTTGAACGCCATGCTGGTGTCTTCGGGATGGGCCCTCGCGAGTTCGGAGAATTTCTCCGAGGCCGAGGCCCGGGCGCGTCAGGCGGGGCGGGGCCTCTGGGCCGATGGAGTCGTACCGCCCGAGGAATGGAGGGACCGCCGGTAG
- the gltA gene encoding citrate synthase, with the protein MSNSGHGSVTITLDGTNKSSSAPLVPGSIGPSVADIRKIYADLGVFTFDPGFGMTAACESKITYIDGDEGVLLYRGYPIEQLAEKSDFVEVCYLLLHGELPNEKQLKEFKHGVTMHTMLHEQLRRFYDGFRRDAHPMAIICGVVGAMSAFYHDSLDINDEKQREISAFRLIAKLPTIAAWAYKYSIGQPFVYPRNDLSYAENFLYMLNAVPAEEYKVNPVLSRAMDRILVLHADHEQNASTSTVRLAGSTGANPFACIAAGIAALWGPAHGGANEAVLKMLGEIGSVENIPAFIEKVKDKNSGVKLMGFGHRVYKNFDPRAKIMQATCHEVLNELGIKDEPLLDLAVELERIALHDDYFIQRKLYPNVDFYSGIILKAMGIPTSMFTVLFAVARTVGWVSQWKEMIEDPTQRIGRPRQVYTGSVKRDFTPLTERG; encoded by the coding sequence ATGAGCAACAGCGGTCACGGGTCGGTCACGATCACGCTGGACGGGACGAACAAGAGTAGTTCCGCTCCCCTGGTTCCTGGCTCCATCGGCCCCTCCGTCGCGGACATCCGGAAGATCTATGCCGATCTCGGGGTCTTCACCTTCGACCCCGGCTTCGGCATGACCGCGGCCTGCGAGAGCAAGATCACCTACATCGATGGCGATGAGGGGGTGCTGCTCTATCGCGGCTATCCCATCGAGCAGCTGGCCGAGAAGTCGGATTTCGTGGAGGTCTGCTACCTCCTGCTCCACGGAGAGCTGCCGAACGAGAAGCAGCTCAAGGAGTTCAAGCACGGTGTGACGATGCACACCATGCTGCACGAGCAGCTCCGCCGCTTCTACGACGGCTTCCGCCGCGACGCCCACCCGATGGCGATCATCTGCGGCGTGGTGGGCGCCATGTCCGCCTTCTACCACGACAGCCTGGACATCAACGACGAGAAGCAGCGCGAGATCAGCGCCTTCCGCCTGATCGCCAAGCTGCCGACCATCGCCGCCTGGGCCTACAAGTACTCGATCGGCCAGCCCTTCGTGTACCCGCGCAACGACCTGAGCTATGCGGAGAACTTCCTCTACATGCTCAACGCCGTGCCGGCGGAGGAGTACAAGGTCAACCCGGTCCTGTCGCGCGCCATGGACCGCATCCTGGTCCTGCATGCCGACCACGAGCAGAACGCCTCCACCTCCACGGTGCGTCTGGCGGGTTCGACGGGCGCCAACCCCTTCGCCTGTATCGCCGCCGGCATCGCGGCGCTCTGGGGCCCCGCGCATGGCGGCGCCAATGAGGCGGTGCTGAAGATGCTGGGCGAGATCGGCAGCGTCGAGAACATCCCCGCCTTCATCGAGAAGGTGAAGGACAAGAACTCCGGCGTGAAGCTGATGGGCTTCGGGCACCGCGTCTACAAGAACTTCGACCCCCGCGCGAAGATCATGCAGGCCACCTGCCATGAAGTCCTGAACGAGCTCGGCATCAAGGACGAGCCGCTGCTCGACCTCGCCGTGGAGCTGGAGCGGATCGCGCTGCACGACGACTATTTCATCCAGCGCAAGCTCTACCCGAATGTCGATTTCTACTCGGGCATCATCCTCAAGGCGATGGGCATCCCGACCAGCATGTTCACCGTGCTCTTCGCGGTGGCGCGCACCGTCGGCTGGGTGAGCCAGTGGAAGGAGATGATCGAGGACCCGACGCAGCGCATCGGCCGCCCGCGCCAGGTCTATACGGGTTCCGTCAAGCGCGACTTCACGCCGCTCACCGAGCGCGGCTGA
- the ileS gene encoding isoleucine--tRNA ligase, giving the protein MNDAPTPETAPDTAPGRDWRDTVFLPRTPFPMKGDLPKREPGWLERWKAQGLRDRLRAQSAGMPKFVLHDGPPYANGPLHIGHALNKILKDVINRAAQMSGRDANYVPGWDCHGLPIEWKVEEEYRKKGLDKDAVPILDFRAECRAYAGHWLNVQREEFQRLGVLGDWEHPYATMNFPSEAVIAGEIGKFLLNGSLYRGLRPVMWSPVERTALADAEVEYHDHTSPTLHARFRVLRSPVEAAVGASVVIWTTTPWTMPGNRAVAYGEEIDYALLHVEGVAEGSLLKVGENLLIALPLLEAFAKEAGLGAHSIRRVFKGAELAGTVLAHPLRGWAPAAQGGTGGYDFDVPLLPGDFVTADAGTGFVHIAPGHGEDDFNLGRQFGLPVPETVNDDGTYSVQSPGFTGIHVFKAHEPVWAAMESMGTLAAKGSLRHSYPHSWRSKKPVIFRATPQWFIAMDDGNQIRAKALDALAVTHFVPEVGRNRITSMVAARPDWCISRQRAWGVPIPVFVEKRTGEPLRDPAVLERVTCAFREEGADAWYKPGAAARFLGNGRNPDDYEQVMDIVDVWFESGSTHAFTLTPERGLPFPADLYLEGSDQHRGWFHSSLLESIGTRGVAPYKALLTHGFTLDESGRKMSKSLGNVTAPQEVTRKYGADILRLWVMNADTTEDQRIGPRILEQTAELYRRLRNTLRWLLGNLDGFSEAERVPHAELPELERWVLHRLTQLDARIRKAVESYDWSGVVPEIHAFCAADLSAFYFDIRKDSLYCDAADSPRRRAARTVLDVLHRCLATWLAPVLPFTAEEAWLARFPSESDSVHLQLFPEVPAAWRDEALATKWARVRELRGVVTAELEKARAAGTIGSSLQAAPVLALPEADSGLLAPELWAETCITSGFALAPGAETPAAEFRPAEGAKCARCWRVLPEVGQPGRRHADLCLRCEAAVA; this is encoded by the coding sequence ATGAACGACGCCCCCACCCCCGAGACCGCCCCCGACACCGCTCCAGGGCGGGATTGGCGCGACACCGTCTTCCTGCCGCGCACCCCCTTCCCGATGAAGGGCGACCTGCCGAAGCGCGAACCCGGCTGGCTGGAGCGCTGGAAGGCGCAGGGGCTGCGCGACCGGCTGCGCGCGCAATCCGCCGGGATGCCGAAATTCGTGCTGCATGACGGCCCGCCCTATGCGAACGGGCCGCTGCATATCGGGCACGCCCTGAACAAGATCCTCAAGGACGTGATCAACCGCGCCGCCCAGATGTCGGGCCGCGACGCGAACTATGTCCCCGGCTGGGACTGCCACGGCCTGCCGATCGAGTGGAAGGTCGAGGAGGAGTACCGCAAGAAGGGCCTCGACAAGGATGCCGTGCCCATCCTCGACTTCCGGGCCGAGTGCCGCGCCTATGCCGGCCACTGGCTGAACGTGCAGCGGGAGGAGTTCCAGCGCCTGGGCGTGCTCGGCGACTGGGAGCACCCCTACGCCACGATGAACTTTCCCTCCGAGGCGGTGATCGCGGGCGAGATCGGCAAGTTCCTGCTGAACGGCTCGCTCTACCGTGGCCTGCGCCCGGTGATGTGGAGCCCGGTCGAGAGGACCGCCCTGGCCGATGCCGAGGTCGAGTACCACGACCATACCAGCCCGACGCTGCATGCCCGCTTCCGCGTGCTGCGCTCCCCGGTCGAGGCGGCGGTGGGGGCCAGCGTGGTGATCTGGACCACCACGCCCTGGACCATGCCGGGCAACCGCGCCGTCGCCTATGGGGAGGAGATCGACTACGCCCTGCTGCATGTGGAGGGCGTGGCCGAGGGATCGCTGCTGAAGGTCGGCGAGAACCTGCTGATCGCCCTGCCGCTGCTGGAAGCCTTCGCGAAGGAGGCCGGCCTCGGCGCCCATTCCATCCGCCGCGTCTTCAAGGGCGCGGAGCTGGCGGGCACCGTGCTGGCGCATCCGCTGCGCGGCTGGGCGCCGGCGGCCCAGGGAGGGACGGGCGGCTACGACTTCGACGTGCCGCTGCTGCCGGGCGACTTCGTCACCGCCGATGCGGGCACCGGCTTCGTCCATATCGCCCCGGGCCACGGCGAGGACGACTTCAACCTCGGCCGCCAGTTCGGCCTGCCGGTGCCGGAGACGGTGAACGACGACGGCACCTATTCGGTGCAGTCGCCGGGCTTCACCGGCATCCATGTCTTCAAGGCGCACGAGCCCGTCTGGGCCGCCATGGAGAGCATGGGCACGCTGGCCGCCAAGGGCTCGCTGCGGCATTCCTACCCGCATTCCTGGCGCTCCAAGAAGCCGGTGATCTTCCGCGCCACGCCGCAATGGTTCATCGCCATGGATGACGGCAACCAGATCCGCGCCAAGGCGCTGGACGCGCTGGCCGTCACCCATTTCGTGCCGGAGGTCGGGCGCAACCGCATCACCTCCATGGTCGCGGCCCGGCCGGACTGGTGCATCAGCCGCCAGCGCGCCTGGGGCGTGCCCATCCCCGTCTTCGTGGAGAAGCGCACGGGTGAGCCGCTGCGCGACCCGGCGGTGCTGGAGCGCGTGACCTGCGCCTTCCGCGAGGAGGGGGCGGATGCCTGGTACAAGCCGGGTGCCGCGGCCCGTTTCCTGGGCAACGGCCGGAACCCGGACGACTACGAGCAGGTCATGGATATCGTGGATGTGTGGTTCGAGTCCGGCTCGACCCATGCCTTCACCCTGACGCCGGAGCGCGGCCTGCCCTTCCCGGCGGACCTTTATCTGGAGGGGTCGGACCAGCATCGCGGCTGGTTCCATTCCTCCCTGCTGGAAAGCATCGGCACCCGCGGCGTGGCGCCCTACAAGGCGCTGCTGACGCATGGCTTCACGCTCGACGAGTCCGGGCGGAAGATGTCCAAGTCGCTGGGCAACGTCACCGCCCCACAGGAAGTCACCAGGAAATACGGCGCCGACATCCTGCGCCTCTGGGTGATGAACGCGGACACCACCGAGGACCAGCGCATCGGCCCGCGCATCCTGGAGCAGACGGCGGAACTCTACCGCCGGTTGCGCAACACGCTGCGCTGGCTGCTGGGCAATCTCGACGGCTTCTCCGAGGCCGAGCGCGTGCCCCATGCCGAGCTGCCGGAGCTGGAACGCTGGGTGCTGCACCGGCTGACCCAGCTCGATGCCCGCATCCGCAAGGCGGTCGAGAGCTATGACTGGTCCGGCGTGGTGCCGGAGATCCATGCCTTCTGCGCCGCCGACCTCTCGGCTTTCTATTTCGACATCCGCAAGGACAGCCTCTACTGCGACGCGGCGGACAGCCCGCGCCGGCGCGCCGCCCGCACCGTGCTGGATGTGCTGCACCGCTGCCTCGCCACCTGGCTGGCTCCGGTCCTGCCCTTCACGGCGGAGGAAGCCTGGCTGGCCCGCTTCCCCTCGGAGAGCGACTCCGTCCACCTCCAGCTCTTCCCCGAGGTTCCGGCGGCATGGCGGGACGAGGCCCTGGCCACGAAATGGGCCCGGGTGCGCGAACTGCGCGGCGTGGTGACGGCGGAGCTGGAGAAGGCCCGCGCCGCCGGCACCATCGGCTCCAGCCTCCAGGCCGCGCCGGTCCTGGCCCTGCCCGAGGCCGATTCCGGGCTGCTCGCGCCGGAGCTCTGGGCCGAGACCTGCATCACCTCCGGCTTCGCGCTGGCGCCGGGGGCGGAGACGCCCGCCGCGGAATTCCGCCCGGCCGAAGGCGCGAAATGCGCCCGCTGCTGGCGGGTGCTGCCGGAAGTGGGGCAGCCGGGCCGCCGCCATGCCGACCTGTGCCTGCGCTGCGAGGCCGCCGTCGCCTGA